One segment of Pyricularia oryzae 70-15 chromosome 3, whole genome shotgun sequence DNA contains the following:
- a CDS encoding sorbose reductase sou1, which produces MTSTNGDPSEGPKTISTLPGPDHDYKITLKDKVIAISGANQGIGLGIAEVCLANDAACIYSLDISEPGPAFAELSKKYPGRFAFHHCDVTAYESVDKALDAIIEARGRLDGMVANAGATKHKAALDFTPEEFDFLFKLNVVGGWNCATAAARKFIKLGCKGSIVFTASMTSYRPNRAAPSAPYGATKAAIRNYTHTLAMEWSQYGIRVNSISPGFVKTALTYYVETSPDWDTKMKYYGGMPRLALPQELGGAYVYLLSEQATYTTGIDIPIAGIVGAW; this is translated from the exons ATGACATCCACTAACGGAGATCCCTCAGAGGGTCCCAAAACCATCTCGACACTGCCCGGACCTGACCATGACTATAAGATCACGCTCAAGGACAAGGTCATCGCCA TCTCTGGCGCAAACCAAGGTATCGGCCTAGGCATCGCCGAGGTCTGCCTAGCGAATGATGCCGCTTGCATATACTCCCTCGACATTTCAGAACCTGGCCCTGCCTTTGCCGAGTTATCCAAAAAGTACCCCGGCCGTTTCGCCTTTCACCACTGCGACGTGACGGCGTACGAATCCGTCGACAAGGCCCTGGACGCCATCATCGAGGCCAGGGGCCGGCTCGACGGCATGGTGGCAAACGCGGGCGCCACCAAACACAAAGCAGCGCTCGATTTTACCCCCGAGGAGTTTGACTTTTTGTTCAAGCTCAACGTAGTCGGCGGCTGGAACtgcgcgacggcggcggctagaaagtttatcaagctggGCTGCAAGGGCAGCATCGTCTTTACCGCCAGCATGACGTCGTACAGGCCGAACCGCGCCGCCCCCAGCGCGCCGTACGGTGCCACCAAGGCCGCCATCCGCAATTATACCCACACGTTGGCCATGGAGTGGTCGCAGTACGGCATCCGCGTCAACAGCATCAGCCCTGGGTTTGTCAAGACGGCGCTGACGTACTATGTCGAGACGAGCCCGGATTGGGACACCAAGATGAAGTACTATGGGGGCATGCCGAGGTTGGCGCTGCCGCAAGAGCTGGGTGGCGCATATGTGTACCTGTTGAGTGAGCAGGCGACGTACACGACAGGTATTGATATCCCTATTGCGGGTATTGTTGGTGCTTGGTAG
- a CDS encoding ribose 5-phosphate isomerase, producing the protein MPGLRIVLGGDDAGFAYKSTLAADLDADPRVASVDDVGPLADSDKTAYSTFAIRAAEKVASGEADRALLICGTGLGVAIAANKVPGVRAVTAHDSFSVERSVLSNDAQVLCIGQRVIGIELARRLVKEWLGYTFDPNSASAAKVKIINDYNADKSK; encoded by the exons ATGCCAGGCCTCCGCATCGtcctcggcggcgacgacgccGGCTTCGCCTACAAGTCGACCCTCGCCGCCGACCTGGACGCCGACCCGCGCGTGGCCTCCGTCGACGATGTAGGCCCCCTCGCCGACTCGGACAAGACGGCCTACTCGACTTTTGCCATCCGGGCCGCGGAAAAGGTGGCGTCGGGCGAGGCGGACCGCGCGCTCCTCATCTGCGGGACCGGACTGGGCGTCGCAATCGCCGCGAACAAGGTCCCCGGGGTCCGGGCCGTGACGGCGCACGACAGCTTCAGCGTCGAGAGGAGCGTGCTGAGCAACGATGCGCAGGTGCTGTGCATCGGGCAGAGGGTTATCGGCATCGAGTTGGCCAGGAGGTTGGTCAAGGAGTGGTTGGGGTACACGTTTGATCCG AACTCTGCATCAGCGGCCAAGGTCAAAATCATCAACGATTACAACGCCGACAAGTCAAAGTAA
- a CDS encoding nicotinamide mononucleotide permease, which translates to MEAKPDKMSHDEATPSSEAEPQYTGGYVPDTEEEKKLVHKIDMYILPCVWIMYLLSYMDRTNIGNALIAGMDKDLDLDSSRYSVALVVFFVTYVVFEVPSNMVLSRTRPSLYLPGIMIVWGAITCGMAFTPTYEALIAFRVLMGVFEAGFAPGILLLLSSWYKKEEQSKRFAVYISAAILSGAFGGLLAGSITSGLDGAHGVRGWRWLFLVEGSATIGFAVIALWILPDFPATTSVRKFSEAEKALAMLRLQNDNQQIRNDDAPRMGHLKALKQSVTSKRTWLFVVGYMAIVGSSTLSYFYPTLNTGLGYDANTSQYMTIPIFAVAFVATATTGFFADRNTKWRGLILGGWMGVAMLCAVVVCVVYDFKARYAMLVVMASGLWASNGLALSYASVSFVSMPDEVRGISLALVNAMGNLAQIYGAYLFPSNDKPKYIMGFSVISVMCFTGVVAYVSLFFLMRRYPMGVGNKA; encoded by the exons ATGGAGGCTAAACCGGACAAGATGAGCCACGATGAAGCCACACCATCTTCTGAGGCGGAACCGCAATACACGGGCGGCTATGTGCCCGAcaccgaggaggagaagaaacTCGTTCACAAGATCGACATGTACATCCTGCCCTGCGTCTGGATAATGTACCTTTTGTCTTATATGGACCGGACCAA TATCGGCAACGCCCTCATCGCCGGCATGGACAAGgacctagacctagactCGTCCCGCTACAGCGTTGCCCTGGTGGTCTTCTTTGTCACCTACGTCGTCTTCGAGGTCCCCTCCAACATGGTCCTCAGCCGCACCCGCCCGTCCCTCTACCTCCCGGGGATCATGATCGTGTGGGGCGCCATCACTTGCGGCATGGCGTTTACGCCCACCTACGAGGCCCTCATCGCCTTCCGCGTGTTGATGGGCGTGTTCGAAGCAGGCTTCGCCCCGGGGatcctgttgctgctgtcgtCGTGGTACAAGAAGGAGGAGCAGAGCAAGAGGTTTGCCGTCTACATCAGCGCCGCCATCCTGTCTGGCGCCTTTGGGGGGCTGTTGGCCGGCAGCATCACCAGCGGGCTGGATGGTGCCCACGGGGTCCGCGGCTGGAGGTGGTTGTTCCTGGTCGAGGGCTCTGCCACCATCGGCTTTGCCGTCATCGCCCTGTGGATTCTCCCAGACTTTCCCGCCACCACGTCGGTTAGGAAGTTTAGCGAGGCCGAAAAGGCCCTCGCCATGCTGAGGCTGCAGAACGATAACCAGCAGATTCGCAATGACGACGCGCCGAGGATGGGCCATCTCAAGGCGCTGAAGCAGAGCGTCACGTCGAAGAGGACCTGGCTGTTTGTTGTGGGATACATG GCCATCGTCGGCTCCTCGACGCTCTCCTACTTCTACCCGACCCTCAACACCGGCCTCGGCTACGACGCCAACACGTCGCAGTACATGACCATCCCCATCTTCGCCGTGGCGTTTGtggccaccgccaccacggGCTTCTTCGCGGACCGCAACACAAAGTGGCGCGGCCTGATCCTGGGCGGCTGGATGGGCGTGGCCATGCTCTGCGCCGTCGTGGTCTGCGTCGTCTACGACTTCAAGGCCCGCTACGCCATGctcgtcgtcatggcctcgggCCTCTGGGCGTCCAACGGCCTCGCCCTGAGCTACGCCTCCGTCAGCTTCGTCAGCATGCCCGACGAGGTCCGGGGCATCAGCCTGGCCCTCGTCAACGCCATGGGCAACCTCGCGCAGATCTACGGTGCCTATCTGTTCCCCAGCAACGACAAGCCAAAGTACATTATGGGGTTTTCCGTCATCAGCGTCATGTGTTTTACGGGCGTGGTTGCATATGTTTCGTTGTTTTTCTTGATGAGGAGGTATCCCATGGGTGTGGGTAACAAGGCTTGA
- a CDS encoding aldehyde dehydrogenase 3I1 encodes MDTHSYTSPETFSEIHKTLNATFASGKTKSIEWRKWQLKQLWWLVHDNEQLIIEALAQDLGRHEMESRAADLSGLKSDILEHIKHVEEWAATEPVKGAGVLFGTLGGAHIRKEPLGVALIIGAWNFPVILALQPVIAAIAAGCCAIIKPSELAGASERVIVELANRYLDGSAIRVVKGGPKETAEFLEYRFDQIFFTGSTKIAKFVAAAAAKHLTPTVLELGGQCPAVVTKTADVDLAAKRIAYVKFLNAGQICLSVNHVFVDPAVHDQFVDSLKRWTVEFGASGQMCNIINERNYDRLSGMLEKTQGKVLCGEKGSRETKKLPGTVVDQVTMSDSLLSEELFGPICPVITATPNEAIAAINSLPRPLALYVFSNDQKEIDHVLSNTISGGVTINDALMHAAVPNAPFGGVGDSGMGYYHGRHGFEVFTHKRTVLALPRWLEGVMSFRYPTYDVKHAGKMAVKNKLGFQRGETMADQRVGGFKAGAALRRAFVWAAVIGAGLYWIDDIRSAKLAVLGFVRRLVGGEL; translated from the exons ATGGATACACACAGCTACACCTCCCCCGAAACCTTTTCAGAGATACACAAGACCCTGAACGCGACCTTTGCATCGGGAAAGACAAAGTCGATAGAATGGCGCAAGTGGCAGCTCAAACAGCTCTGGTGGCTCGTCCACGACAACGAGCAGCTCATCATCGAAGCCctggcgcaggatctcggccgGCACGAGATGGAGTCGCGCGCGGCGGATCTGTCCGGCCTCAAGAGCGACATCCTCGAGCACATTAAGCACGTCGAGGAGTGGGCAGCCACCGAGCCCGTCAAGGGAGCCGGCGTGCTCTTTGGCACCCTGGGCGGTGCGCACATCCGCAAGGAGCCCCTCGGCGTGGCCTTGATCATTGGCGCCTGGAACTTTCCGGTCATCTTGGCGCTGCAGCCCGTCATTGCCGCGATCGCTGCCGGGTGCTGCGCTATCATCAAGCCGTCGGAGCTGGCCGGCGCGTCCGAAAGGGTCATCGTCGAGCTGGCGAATCGCTACCTCGACGGCTCGGCCATCAGGGTCGTCAAGGGCGGGCCCAAGGAGACGGCGGAGTTTTTGGAGTATCGCTTCGACCAGATCTTCTTCACCGGCTCGACAAAGATTGCAAAGtttgtcgccgccgccgccgccaagcacCTCACCCCGACCGTCTTGGAGCTCGGTGGGCAGTGCCCGGCCGTCGTCACCAAAACGGCAGACGTCGACCTGGCGGCCAAGAGGATTGCGTATGTCAAGTTTCTCAACGCCGGACAGATTTGCCTGTCGGTCAATCACGTATTTGTTGACCCTGCCGTCCACGACCAGTTTGTCGACAGCTTGAAGCGATGGACCGTCGAGTTTGGGGCGTCGGGCCAAATGTGCAACATCATCAACGAGAGAAACTACGATCGATTGAGTGGaatgttggaaaagaccCAGGGCAAGGTTCTTTGTGGAGAAAAGGGGTCCAGAGAGACCAAGAAGCTTCCGGGCACCGTGGTCGACCAGGTCACCATGTCGG ACTCCCTCTTGAGTGAGGAACTATTCGGACCCATCTGTCCTGTCATCACAGCTACCCCGAACGAAGCAATCGCTGCCATCAACTC CCTCCCCCGCCCACTAGCCCTGTACGTGTTTAGCAACGACCAAAAGGAGATAGACCACG TCCTGAGCAACACAATCTCGGGCGGCGTGACGATAAACGACGCCCTCATGCACGCCGCCGTGCCCAACGCACCTTTTGGCGGCGTGGGCGACTCCGGCATGGGCTACTACCACGGCCGGCACGGCTTCGAAGTCTTTACGCACAAGCGGACCGTGTTGGCGCTGCCCAGGTGGCTCGAGGGCGTCATGTCGTTCCGCTACCCGACCTACGACGTCAAGCACGCCGGCAAGATGGCCGTCAAGAACAAGctgggcttccaaagggGCGAGACCATGGCGGACCAGAGGGTTGGCGGGTTCAAGGCCGGCGCGGCTCTGCGTAGAGCGTTTGTCTGGGCGGCGGTGATCGGCGCTGGGCTGTACTGGATTGACGATATTCGGTCGGCCAAGTTGGCGGTGTTGGGCTTCGTGAGGCGTCTTGTGGGCGGGGAGCTGTAG
- a CDS encoding CAIB/BAIF family enzyme translates to MTAVPYSIRQEAEHIFRDTLLRDQRLGLPQKVASASERTTFDTTAIDTAYLPVPWKFFESSAALWALAATYGNAIAKERFGVDQDVVVNTDVASLFLCSSLLVRVNGKSFQDSEIGARVANMNATKSLAMIGLPPTNPDLDTSEKIIAEISSKVEEYDADWLDTEANQYWRQAGTICLTEDEFHTSEQGKAIKDDGIYVINQFDTPSLPPTPYPTVSRDKLRPLEGLKMIDISRPDIGPLLIDGNLGKRDVSLDLKSESGRATLRRLISDADVVLDGYRPGALDRLGLGADYCRTLARRRGRGVVVVRENCYGWSGPLAPRSGWQQISDCFTGVAWGMGRFLGLNEPVVPPLPNSNYQTGLAGLVGILAAVDRRATDGGSYVVDVSLNQYNQWLLSLGQLAPRVQRALRELHPRLALRHHDDMLNLTTKLMQSLVPQVPGLFARPEYFGRIKSDFDAPDGEMEDLTYLLPAARYGVTRLGYDVGSCFLGKYDAEWPA, encoded by the exons ATGACTGCTGTCCCATACTCGATccggcaagaagccgagcaTATCTTCCGGGACACCCTCCTGCGAGACCAACGCCTAGGTCTCCCCCAAAAGGTAGCTTCCGCATCAGAGAGGACGACGTTCGACACCACCGCCATTGATACCGCCTATCTACCCGTCCCATGGAAGTTTTTCGAAAGCAGCGCTGCCTTGTGGGCCCTCGCTGCGACCTACGGTAACGCCATAGCCAAGGAGCGCTTCGGCGTCGACCAAGACGTCGTGGTCAATACCGACGTGGCCAGCCTGTTTCTGTGCTCAAGCCTCCTGGTTAGGGTCAACGGCAAGAGCTTTCAGGATTCGGAAATCGGGGCGAGGGTTGCCAA CATGAACGCCACAAAATCGCTGGCCATGATCGGATTGCCTCCAACGAACCCTGACCTGGACACATCTGAAAAGATCATTGCGGAGATCTCTTCCAAAGTTGAAGAATACGACGCGGATTGGTTGGATACAGAAGCCAACCAATACTGGCGGCAAGCTGGCACGATTTGTCTGACCGAGGACGAGTTCCACACATCTGAGCAAGGAAAGGCCATCAAAGACGACGGCATATACGTTATCAACCAATTCGATACCCCTTCGCTGCCACCAACCCCATACCCCACCGTCTCGCGCGACAAGCTCCGCCCGCTGGAGGGCCTAAAAATGATCGACATATCCAGA CCAGACATTGGGCCGCTGCTCATCGACGGCAACCTCGGCAAACGCGACGTCAGCCTGGACCTCAAGAGCGAAAGCGGCCGCGCGACGCTCCGCCGCCTCATATCGGACGCCGACGTGGTCCTCGACGGCTACCGGCCGGGCGCGCTGGACCGCCTCGGCCTGGGCGCCGACTACTGCCGCACGCtggcccgccgccgaggcaggggcgtggtggtggtgcgcGAGAACTGCTACGGCTGGAGCGGGCCCCTCGCGCCCCGGTCGGGCTGGCAGCAGATATCCGACTGCTTCACGGGCGTGGCGTGGGGCATGGGCCGGTTCCTGGGCCTCAACGAGCCCGtcgtgccgccgctgcccaaCTCGAACTACCAGACCGGCCTGGCGGGCCTGGTGGGGAtcctggcggcggtggaTCGCCGCGCCACCGACGGCGGGAGCTACGTGGTCGACGTCTCGCTCAACCAGTACAACCAGTGGCTCCTTTCGCTGGGTCAGCTGGCGCCGCGGGTGCAGAGGGCCCTGCGCGAGCTGCACCCGCGGCTTGCGCTGCGGCATCACGACGACATGCTCAACCTCACGACCAAGCTGATGCAGAGCTTGGTGCCGCAGGTCCCGGGGCTTTTTGCCAGGCCAGAGTACTTTGGGCGGATCAAGAGTGATTTTGACGCTCCGGATGGTGAGATGGAGGATCTGACGTATCTTTTGCCGGCGGCCAGGTACGGCGTGACAAGGTTGGGGTATGATGTTGGGAGTTGCTTTTTGGGCAAATATGATGCCGAATGGCCTGCTTGA